In Clavibacter californiensis, the sequence CCGCCGTCCATCGGGCACCTGGGCGGGGCGCGCGCCGCGGGCGGGCTCGTCGTGGTCGACCCGCGCCGATCCGCCACCGCGCACCTGACGGACGACGGGCAGGGGATCCACCTGCAGCCAGCCCCCGGGACCGACCTCGTGCTGCTGCTCGGGCTCATCCACGTGGTGCTCGCCGAGGGCCTCGCCGACGACGCCTACGTCGCCGCCCGCACCACCGGCCTCGACGCCGTCCGCCGGAGCGCGAACGCGTGGTGGCCCGAGCGGGTCCAGGCCGTCACGGGCGTGCCGGTCGCGGACATCCGCAGGGTCGCGCGGCGACTGGCCGACGGGCGCGGCACCTACATCCTCACCGGGCGCGGCGTCGAGCAGCACGTGGACGGGACCGACTCGGCGACCGCGGCGATCGACCTCGCGCTCCTGCTGGGGCTCCCCGGCCGGCCGGGATCCGGATACGGGACGCTCACCGGCCAGGGCAACGGCCAGGGCGGGCGCGAGCACGGCCAGAAGTGCGACCAGCTGCCCGGCTACCGGCGCATCGCCGACCCGGCCGCCCGCGCGCACGTCGCCGCCGTCTGGGGCGTCGACCCCGGCGTCATCCCCGGACCCGGCGTCCCCGCCGTGGAGCTCCTCGGCGAGCTCGGGGAGCCGGGCGGCATCCGATGCCTCCTCGTGCACGGATCCAACGTCGTCGTCTCCGCCCCCGACGTGAGCGCCGTCCGCCGCGGGCTCGAGCGGCTCGACCTGCTGGTGGTGTGCGACCTGGTGCTGTCCGAGACCGCCGCGCTCGCCGACGTCGTGCTGCCCGTCACGCAGTGGGCGGAAGAGGAGGGCACGACCACCTCGCTCGAGGGCCGCGTCATCCGCCGCCGCCGGGCCATCGACCCGCCGCCCGAGGTCCGCAGCGAGCTCGAGGTGATGGCCGCCCTCGCCGCCCGGCTCGACGCGCCCTCCACCTGGCCCACCGACCCGACCGTCGTCTTCGACGAGCTCGCGCGCGCCTCCGCGGGCGGCCTCGCCGACTACTCCGGGCTCAGCCACGCCCTCCTGGACGACGACGCCGTCGAGGGCTTCTGGCCGTACCCGGCCGGATCCACGGGGACGCCGCGCCTCTTCGCCGACCGGTTCGCGCACCCCGACGGCCGGGCGCGGCTCGTCGCCGTCACCCCGCGGGACGTTGCCGCGGAGGACCCGGCACCCGTCGGCGGCGCCCTCACGCTCATCACCGGCCGGCTGCTCGAGCACTACCAGTCGGGTGCGCAGACCCGGCGGGTCGCCGAGCTGCAGGACGCGCAGCCGGTGGCGCGGCTGCAGATCCACCCGTCCGCCGCGGTCCGGCTCGGGATCGCGCACGGAGCGCCGGTCGCGATCGGCAACGCGCGCGGTGAGGTCAGGGCGGTCGCGGAGGTGACGGCCGGCATCCGGCACGACACGGTCTTCCTGCCGTTCCACTACGCGGGGTCCGAGTGCGCGAACCTGCTGACCGCCGCCGCGGTGGATCCCGTCTCCGCCATGCCCGAGTTCAAGCGCACGCCCGTGACCGTCCGCGCGCTCGCGCCGTCCGCGGGTCCCGTGCCGTCCGAGGGTCCCGCGCGTGGCTGAGGGCTCGGGCGGCGCGCTCCGCGTGCTCGTGGTGGGTCACGGCCCGGTCGCCGCGCGCCTCGTCGAGGAGCTCCTCCCGGTCGTCCGCGCGGGATCCGTGGCGGTCGTCGTGGTGGGCGCCGAGGAGGAGGACCCCTACAACCGCGTCCTCGTGGCCGAGCACGCGGTCGGGCGGGCCGACCGGGCGCGCCTCGACGTGACCGACACGGCCGCGGTGGAGGAGGCCGGCGTCCGCGTGATCCGGGGCGACGCGGTGGTCGCGATCGACCGCGCGCGCCGCACGGCCGTCCTGCACTCGGGGGGCGAGGTCGCGTACGACCGGCTGGTGCTCGCCACGGGCGCCCGCGCGCACGTCCCGCCCATGGACGGGCTCGAGGCGTCCCGGCACGCCCGCGGCGACGCCCCCGGGCACCCGGACGCACTCGACCACGGACGCCGGCCGCTGCCGACGGGCGTCGTCGCGCTGCGGGATCTGCGCGACGCGCGCACGGTGCACGAGGCCGTCCGCGCCGGGCGCCGCGTCATCGTGCTCGGCGCGGGCGTCCTCGGCATGGAGCTCGCGCTCGCCGCCGCCGAGCGGGGCGCCGACGTCGTCGCCGTGCACCACGGGGACGTGCCGATGGCCCGCAACCTCGACCGGGGCGGCGGGCGCACCCTGAGCCACGCGGCCGACGCGGCGGGCGTCGCCATGGCGGCGCACGCCCGCGCCGAGGGCGTCCTGCTGCACGACCGCGGCACCGGCGACGAGCGCTTCCAGGCGCTGCTCCTCGCCGACGGCGGGCGCATCGACGGGGACCTCCTCGTCCTGTCCTGCGGCGTCACGGCCCGCGACGAGCTGGCCTCCGCGGCGGGACTCGCGGTCGGCCGCGGGGTGCTCGTCGACGGCGACCTCCGGAGCTGGACCGATCCGGACGTCTTCGCCGTCGGCGACTGCGCCCACGTCGCCGCGCCCGGATCCGCCCGGCCGGACGGGCAGGTGCCGGGCGGCCCATCCGGCCTCATCGGCCCCGGCTGGCGCCAGGCGGACGCCCTCGCGGCGCTGCTCGCGGCGGAGGCGACGGCCCCGGGCGGACGCGCGGCGGCCCGCCCCCGGGGTGCCGCGGCCGGGGACGCCGGGCGCCCGCCCGTCGTGATGCTCAAGGCGGAGGGCGTGGACGTCGTCGCGGGCGGCGACGTGACCGCCGAGCCGTGGGACGACCCGCCGAGGCGTCGCCGACGCCCCGGTCGCGCGCACGCCGCGGAATGCGCGGCCGACGCCGCCGACGCGTCGGGGGACGCGGCCGATCATGGTCCCGCGCCCCGCGAGGTGGCCGTGTGGACGGACCCCGCGCGCGGCGCGTACGTGAAGACGGTGACGCGCGACGGGGTCCTCGTCGGGTTCGTCGCGGTCGGGATGCCGCGCGCGGGCGCCGAGCTCACGCTCCTGTTCGAGCGCGGCGGCGAGCTGCCGGCCGACCGGTCGGTGCTCCTCCGCCTCGACGCCGCCGACGCCGGCGCGCTGCCCACCGGAGACCCGCTCGCGCCCGACGCGACCGTGTGCTGGTGCAACGGCGTGACCGCGGGCACCATCGCGCAGGCGGCCGCCGACGGCGCGACCACGGTCGAGGCGATCGGCGCGTGCACGCGCGCGGGGACCGGGTGCGGGACGTGCCGGGGCCGCATCCAGGAGGTGCTCGCGTCCGCGGGCGGCCGGGCGGCCGCGCTGCTCTGAGGTCGCCGACCGTCGGTCGCCGGCAGCCGGCCGTCGGCCGGGCGGTGCGCCGGCCCGACCGCGCACCGGTGCCCGCGCGGGAGGGGGTCAGCCGGGGAGCGGGATCGCGCGCACGGCCTCCCCGACCCGCGCGCCGGTCGGCGGGACGACCGCCAGCGCGTCCGCCGCCGCGAGGCCGCGCAGCATGCCCGGGCCCTGCGCCCTGACGGGCACGAGCCGGCCCTCCGCGTCGAGGGCGCACGCGACCAGCCGCGTCCCGGATCCGCCGCCCGGCAGCTCGGCCCCGGCCACGGCGAGGGCCGGCACCGGCAGCGGGCGTCCGGCGAGGCCGTCCGCGATGGCCGGCGCGAACGACAGGAGGCACGCGATCGCGGCGAGCGGGTTGCCGGGGAGGCACAGCACGGCGCGTCCGTCCGGCAGCTCCGCGAGCATCACGGGATGGCCGGGGCGCATCCGCACCGCGTCGACGACGAGACGCGCGCGGAGGGCGTCGAGCGCGCTGCGGACGTGGTCGGCGGGGCCGCGGGAGCTGCCGCCGGTGGTGATCACGAGGGGGGCGGTGGCCTGCGCGATGGCGTCGCGCGTGGCGCGGGCGTCGTCGGGGACGCGCACGGTGGATCCGGCGCCGAGCCCGCACGCCGCGAGGAGCGCGGGCAGCGCGGGGCCGATGGCGTCGCGCACCCGGCCCGGCACCGGGACGCCCCGGTCGACGACCTCGTCGCCCAGGTGGATCACGTCGGCGCCCGCCGCCGCGAGGACCGGCACCAGGTCGTGCCCGGCCGCCGCCGCGAGCCCCAGCCGCACCGCGGTGAGCCGGGTGCCGGCGGCCAGCAGCACGTCTCCCCGGCGCGCCTCCTCGCCCGCCGGCCGGATCTCGGCCCGGACCCGGGCTCCGCCGCCGGGCGCGAGCGCGTTGACGCGGAGCACGCCGGACGCGACGTCGCCGTGCTCGCTGCGGAGGATCCCGGCGGTCGCGGGCGGCACGGGGGCGCCCGTCGCGATGGGCCGCGCCTCGTCCGCCGCGAGGGCGACGTCGGCGGGGGCGTGCCCGGCGAGGACGGGGTCGCCGACGCGCCACGGCCCCGGACCGGGCGATCCGACGGCCCAGCCGTCCATGGCGGAGGCGTCGGCGCCGGGGAGGTCGGCGCGGGCGCGGAGGTCCACGGAGAGCGTCAGCCCGAGGGCGTCGCCCAGCGGCACGAGCTCGGCGGACCGGGGCCGGCGCTCGCGCAGGCGCCTGCCGAGGAGGAGCGCGGCGTCGCGCGCGTCGTCCCAGCCGGCGTCCCGCAGCGTCGGGGGCGTCGCCGGCGCGACCGTCGGCGTGGGCCGCGCGACCGCCGTCCGCGCGACCGCCGACCGCGTCCCCGTCGGGGTCACGCGGGGCCGCCCAGGTCCTCGGCGGGGGCCGCGGGCGCGGCGTCGGCGCGGAGCAGCCGGTCGCCGCCCGCCGCGCCGCCGTCGGCGGCGACCGGACCGACCGGATCCCGCAGGTGGTCGATCTCGGCGGTGATCTCCGCCGCGAGCCGCCGGGCGTCGGCCGCCGTGCCGCCGGCCCGTCCCACCGCGAGCCCCAGCAGGAACGTGGTCAGGGGCGCGGCGGGCCGGGCGATGCCGTGGGCGGCGTCGCGCGCGAGGTCCAGCACGAGCCCCACCTCGACCTCCTGCGCGGGCAGCTCGAGGAGCGCGGCGACCCGGTCGACCCAGGCGTCGAGCACGGCGGGGGAGGTGTCAGCGGGCATCGGGGATCCTGTCGTCGGGGAGGCGGAGACGGTGGGCGCGCGCGTCGTCGGGGGTGTCCACGTCGGCGCAGAGCCGGGCGGGGAGGTCGGCGTGGGCGACGCGGTCCGCGCCGAGGGCGTCGAGGACGCGGCGGAGCGCGACGCCGTCGACGCCCGTCGTGCGGCTGATCGCGTCGAGCGCCGCCACGAGCGGAGCGGCCCGGTACAGGGCGAGGAGCGGCTGCGCGCGCCCGTCCGGATCGCGCGCGACGATGGCGTCCCGGCCGTCCGCGAGGCCGGCGTCGTGTCGCAGCGGCAGGAGGGCGCGCACCGCGGCGGGCGAGTGCGCGAGGTCGGCGGCGAGCACGAGGACCCACTCCGGGAGCGCGTCCGGGTCGAGGGCGCCCACGCCCGCGGCGAGGGCGGCGGCCGGTCCGCCGTGCGCGGGGACCTCGTCCACCAGTCGCACGGATCCGGCCCGTCGCCATGCGCCGTCCGTGCGGGCGCCCGGCCGGTTGCCGGTCCCGACCACGACGACGCGGGCGCACCCGCCCGCCGCGCGCACCCCGTCGTCGAGCAGCGAGACGCCGCCGCGGGCGAGGGCCGTCTTGTCGATGCCGCCGAGCCGCCGGGCGCGTCCCCCGGCGAGGACCACGGCCGCCGCGTCGTCGGCGCGGAGGGGATCGGCGGGGACGCGAACGGTGTGCAGGGGATCGGCTACGACACGAGCGGCGTGCACGTCCGTCGATCCTGCGCTCACGGGTCCTCCGGTCGGGTGCGGCCGGCATGCCGCGCGGCGGTGTGCCGCCGACGCTAGCGCGGGGTCGTTTCCGGCGCGTTGCGGGGAGGGACCCGCCGCGTTGCCGCGACCTCTCCGGGGCGCATGGCGCGTGCGAGGCCACCGGCGGATCTGCGGTCGCGGGGCGTGGGCCGGCCGGGCGCCCGCCCGGGGGCGCAGGCCCCCGGCGCTCCTGGCGTCGCCCGGCGCCCCCGTACGCGACGGCGACCGGGAGACAGCGACCGGGAAGGCGGCGACCGAGGTGCCGGGTGTCGAGCGCGGTCGGGCGCGACGGCCGCGCCGTCAGCGGGCGTCGTCCGCCTCGCGTCGCCCGAGGGCCACGTCCTCCGCGTCGATCATCCCGAGCACCGCCCGCACGGCGATCTCCGGGTACCGCCCCTCGCGCCGGGCCGCGAGGACGGCGACCCGCTCGGCGTCGATCATCCGGCGTCGCACCCGGTCGTGCGCGAGGCGCTCGGACGTGGTCTCCGGCAGCGCGTCGTCGCCCGGTCCGGCGTCCTCGCCGTCCTCCCGCATCGCCACCGTCCGCGCCGCGAGCCCGGCCTCGCGCGCCTCGTCGAGCAGGCGGTCCCGGTCGGAGCGCTCCTGGTCGTCGGCGGAGTGCCCGAGGCGCAGGCGGCGGATGATCGCGGGCAGCGCGAGCCCGCCCACGAGCGTGCCCGCGACCATCACGAACGCGAGGAACTGCAGCAGCTCCCGCTCCGGCGTCTCCGCCGGCAGCAGGAACGCGGCGGCGAGCGTGACCACGCCGCGGACGCCGGCCGAGGAGACGGCGGTGACGGTCCGCCAGCTCCACGTGCGCGCTCGGAGGCGCGCGGGTCCGTGGTCGAAGAGCACCTTCGCGAGCCCGACGGACACGAAGCGCGCGGCGGCGAGCACGGCGAGCAGCAGGATCGACAGCCCGGCGATCCGCCACCCGTCGAGGCTCGACTCTGGCAGCCCGCGCACGATGCCCGCGAGGCTGAGCCCGATGAGGAGGAAGACGGCGTTCTCGAGCAGGAACTGGATCGTCCGCCAGTTCACCGACTCCGCGATGCGCGCCTCGGGCGACTGGATCAGCGGCGAACGGTAGCCGAGCACGAGCCCGGCGGCGACCACTGCGAGCACGCCGGATCCGCCGAGCTCCTGCGCGGGGATGAACGCGACGTACGGGATCGCCAGCGACAGGCTCGTGTCGAGGACGGCGGAACGGAGGTAGCGGCGCACGGCCGAGAAGAGGAACGCGACGGCCAGGCCGATGGCGACGCCCACGATCACCGCCACGAGGAAGCCGCCCGCGACGTCGACCGGGTGCACGATCCCGACGATCGCGGCGATGGCCGTGTTGAGGGCGACCAGCGCGGTCGCGTCGTTGAGGAGGCTCTCGGTCTCGAGGATCGACATGACCCGACGGGGGAGCTTCACGCGGCCCGCGACGGCGGAGACCGCGACCGCGTCCGTCGGGGCGACGACGGCGCCGAGGGCGAGCGCCGCCGCGAGGCCCACGGCGGGCACGAGCGCCCACAGCGTGAGCCCGAAGACGAACAGCGTGACCACGACGACGCCCACGGAGAGCACGACGATGCTGTCGCGCCGGGCGCGGATGTCGGCGAGCGGCGTGCGGATCGCGGCCGCGAACAGCAGCGGCGGCAGCAGTCCGTAGAGCACGGCGTCCGGCTCGATCTCGATCCGGGGAACGCCGGGCACGAACGACAGCGCCGCCCCCACGGCGACGAGCGCCACGGGCGCCGACCACCCCACGCGCCCCGCGAGGCCGGAGACCGCGACGGTCACGACGACGAAGGAGACGACCCAGGCGATGATCTCGGGCATGCGCGGCTTCCGGTGGGCGGGGATCGGGCGGGGAGGGGAGAGCGGTGTGCGGCGGCGCTCAGCCGGCGCGGATCCGCGTGCGGGCGGCGTCGAGGTCGCGCGCGTCGAGCCCGTGTCCGCCGGGGCGCACGTGCGAGGAGACGTCGGCGCCGCGGGAGAGAGCCTCGCGCACGGTCCGCTCCACGTCGACGAGCGGCGCCATGGTGTCGGCGTCGCCGTTGAGCAGCGTGATCCGGGTGCCCGAGAGGTCGGCGGCAGGCTCCCGGTCGCCGAGCGGCCAGCGCGCGGAGAAGGCGATCGTCGCGGGCAGCGCCGTCGGGTGAAGCAGCGTGGTCGCCAGCGCCATGTTCGCCCCGTTCGAGAAGCCGACCGCGAGGATCTCGCGGTCTCCCAGAGCGTAGGCCGACCGGGCCGCGGCGACCAGGTCGGCGAGCTCGGCCGCGCGTCCGACCACGTCGTCGACGTCGAAGACGCCCTCCGCGTGCCGGCGGAACCAGCGGGCCGCGGATCCCTCCCGCACGCTCCCGCGCGGTGCCAGCACGGGCTGCCCGGGCGCGAGGAGCCGCGCGAGCTCGAGGCCCTGGCGCTCGTCGGCGCCCGTGCCGTGGAGGCCGAGGATCACGGGACCGGTGTCGGCGCCCGGATGGAAGACGTGCGGCGTCGCGTCGAGGAGCGCGCTCATGCGGCGGACCCGTCGGTCGGCACGGGCTCCTCGTCGGGCAGGCGCAGCGGCGGCACCGCGGCCTCGATGTCCGCGCGGCTGGGCTCGAGCCACGGCGGGAGTCGCAGGCTGCGGCCGAGCTCGAGCAGCGGCTCGTCGATGTCGAAGCCGGGGGTGTCCGTCGCGATCTCGAACAGCACGCCGCCCGGCTCGCGGAAGTAGATGGAGGTGAAGTACTGCCGGTCGAGGATCTGCGTCACCTGGTGCCCGCGATCCACCAGCTCGTCGCGCCACGCCTGCTGCTCGCCGCGTCCCGGCACGCGGAACGCGACGTGGTGCACGGTGCCGCCGGCCGTGAGGCCCTGCTGCGCGCCCGGGTCGGCCACGACGTCGACGATCGCGCCGGGTCCGCCGTCTCCCGCGGCGAAGCGGAACCGGCCGTCGCGCTCGTCCACGAGCCGGAGCCCGAGGTCGTCGGTGAGGACGGACGCGGTGCCCGCGGGATCCCGCACCGTGAGCACGGAGGAGTGCTGGCCGCGGATCGCGTGCTCGGCGGGGACGTCGGCCGAGTCCCACGGCGCGCGCGGGTCGACGACGGACGAGGCGACGAGGTCGGTCTGCAGGCCGTCGGGGTCGTGGAGGAAGAGGCGCTCCTCCTCGGATCCCTGCGACGAGATCGCCGAGGCGACGCCGACCTGGCGCAGGTGCTCGGCCCACCAGCCGAGGCTCCCGGCGGGGACGGAGAACGCGGTCGTCGTGGACTGTCCCGCGCCGACGCGGCCCGCGGGAACGCCCTTCCACGGGAAGAAGGTGAGGAGGGATCCGGGTCGGCCCTCGGTGTCGCCGTAGTAGAGGTGGTAGCTGCCGGGACTGTCGAAGTTCACGGTGCGCTTGACGAGCCGGAGGCCCATCGCGCGCACGTAGAAGTCGACGTTCCGCTGCGGGTCGCCGCCGATGGCGGTCACGTGATGCAGTCCCTGGGTGCTGGCGGTCATGAGGCGCTCCTTCCGCGCGGCCCGATCGGGCCATGTCCATGCAAACGCATGGGATGGCGGGATCATTCCCGCAGGACGCAAGAAGGGAGGCAGCGCTCGTGCCGCCTCCCCTCCTCCGAGCTCACGCGTCAGTCGTCGAGGTGCGCGATGGCGTAGTCCGCCTCCTCCGCGGTGAACTTCTCGCCGTACTCGCTCGTGAGCTGGTCGCGGATCGCGGCGGGCGACATCGCCGCCATCTCCCGGTACGTCTTGGCCTTCGCGAGCGCGTTGGCGTTCCAGTCGGCCTGGACGTTGTCCACGGCGTACTGCGCGGCCTCCGGCGTGAACTGCTCGCCGTACTCGCTCGTGAGCTGGTCGTAGAGGCCGGCCTTGCTCATGTCGAGGCTGTTCGCGTAGGTCTCGGCCTTGATGAGCGCGGTCGCGCTCTCGGCCGGGACGGCGGGTGCCGCGGGCTCGGCGGGCGCCGTCGTCTCGTCGACGGACGGTGCCGTCGTCTCGGGAGCGGCGGTCGGCAACGCCTCGGCCTCGGCCTCGGCCTCGGCGGACGACTCCACGACCTCGGCTGCGCCGGTGGAGCTGCCCGCCGTGCCGAGCGCGGCGGCGAACACGAGGGTGACGATCAACGAGGTGACGGCCCCGACGGCGCCGAGGGACAGGCCGGTGATCGCCATGCCCTTGCTCTGCGCGCGACGGAGGGCGAGGATCCCGAGCACGACGGCGGCAGCTCCCGCGATCAGCCCGAAGAAGGGGGCGAGACCCGTGAGGAACGCGACGATGCCGACGACCAGCGCGGCGATCGCGAGGCCCTTCGGACGGACGCCGTACGGCGGCGGGGGCGGCGGCATGGTGGCCGTGCCGGCGGGGGCGGGCGGCCCGTAGGGGCTCGGCGGCGGGGGCTGGTGCGGGTCCGGGGACGGGTATCCCGGCTGGTCGGGTGCGGTCATGCGGGAAGCCTCTCAGCGCGGAGGGCTCCCTCCAGTTCGATCGGCCGGCTGCCGCACCCCCATTACGCGGGCGGCGCACCCCCACTTCGCGGGTGTCCGTCAGCGGCGCGTGGACGCGCGATCCCCACGCCGCGAGGTCAGGGCGTCGATCGTCGGCCGCCCGTCGAGGAGGCGGCGGAGAGCCGTGATCGCGCCCTGCATCGCTTCCCCATCGAGCGAGTCCGTGATCGCGTCGTGCACCGCGGCCTCGGCGGCGCGCACCTCCGCCACGCGGCGCGAACCCTCCGCGGTCAGGCGGAGTACGACGCTGCGGCGGCTGCGCGGATCCGGGTCGCGGTGCACGAGGCCACGGCGCACGAGCGCGTCGACGAGGCGGCTCGGCGAACCGGCCTCGCAGACGAGCCGCGCGCCGAGTGCGGCGAGGCTGATCCCGGGCGCCTCGTCGAGCACGACGACCGCCTCCGCCTGCGCCGGTGTCAGGCCGGTGGATGCGAGCGCCGCCGCGTACGCTCGCGCGCCCTCGCGCTGCGCCCCCAGGATCAGGTACCGGAGCTCCTCGGCCGGGCTCACGCGGTGCCCGCCGTCACGCCGACGCCGACCTCGGCTCGCACGAACGCGTCCACCGCGTCCGCGTACTCGTCGGGGTGGGTGAAGCGGAGCATGTGCCCGGTGCCGGGGATCACCTGCTCGCGGGCGTGCGGCAGCCCTTCGCGGAGGGCCGCGGCCGCGGCGGCGCCGACGAGCCGGTCGTCCTCGGGGGTGAGGAGGAGCGTCGGCACGGCGATCCGGTGCAGCCGTGCGCGCACGTCGAACCCGACGACCGCGCCGACGCGGGCGGAGTACGCGGCGGCGGGCGTGTGGACGCGGAACAGCTCGCGGTAGTCGCGCCGCGTCATCGGGCGCGGTGCCGCCGCATCGAGCCGCGAAGCCAGCTGGGCCGCGTGGAAGCGGAGCACGCCGTGCTCGTAGACGCCGCGCGGCACGTGCCACGCGAGCGACGCCGCGCGCGTCTTCCAAGCGGGGGTCGGATCCGCCGCGAAGCCGCCCGAGAGCACGAGCCCGGCCAACCCCGGCGGTCGACGCAGGGCGAGGGCGAGGCTCACGACGGCGCCGAAGGAGTCGCCCACGAGCACGTAGCGCGGGAGGTCGCGCACGAGGTCCTCGACGGCGTCCGCTGCTTCCTCGACCGAACTCGCGTCGTTCGGGAGCGCGAGCGTGCGGAGCGGGTACGCGGCCAGCGCGCGGAGCGGACCGAAGTCCCACGGCGCTCCCGAGAAGCAGGGGACGCCGACGATGGCCGGGAGGACGGAAGAGACCGATGACGCATCGACAGATGACATGTCATGAGTATAGGAGCGAGGGTACGGCGAATCGACTCCACTCCGTCCGGGTCCGGGTCCGGGTCCGGGTCCGCGTCCGGGGGACGTCTGGGCGAGCGC encodes:
- a CDS encoding molybdopterin oxidoreductase family protein, with translation MTLSPSVADGPDGPAGAPGGAAAGGAAAGPTPARPVLTVSGRDFPTNRGGLCRKGWTSAEVLTAAGRLTHPLVRDAAGDLVRASWDDALDLVADRLRDSRARFGADSVGVFGGGGLTNEKAYQLGKFARLALGTSRIDYNGRFCMSSAAAAGNRAFGVDRGLPFPVADLDGASTILLLGSNVAATMPPSIGHLGGARAAGGLVVVDPRRSATAHLTDDGQGIHLQPAPGTDLVLLLGLIHVVLAEGLADDAYVAARTTGLDAVRRSANAWWPERVQAVTGVPVADIRRVARRLADGRGTYILTGRGVEQHVDGTDSATAAIDLALLLGLPGRPGSGYGTLTGQGNGQGGREHGQKCDQLPGYRRIADPAARAHVAAVWGVDPGVIPGPGVPAVELLGELGEPGGIRCLLVHGSNVVVSAPDVSAVRRGLERLDLLVVCDLVLSETAALADVVLPVTQWAEEEGTTTSLEGRVIRRRRAIDPPPEVRSELEVMAALAARLDAPSTWPTDPTVVFDELARASAGGLADYSGLSHALLDDDAVEGFWPYPAGSTGTPRLFADRFAHPDGRARLVAVTPRDVAAEDPAPVGGALTLITGRLLEHYQSGAQTRRVAELQDAQPVARLQIHPSAAVRLGIAHGAPVAIGNARGEVRAVAEVTAGIRHDTVFLPFHYAGSECANLLTAAAVDPVSAMPEFKRTPVTVRALAPSAGPVPSEGPARG
- a CDS encoding FAD-dependent oxidoreductase; amino-acid sequence: MAEGSGGALRVLVVGHGPVAARLVEELLPVVRAGSVAVVVVGAEEEDPYNRVLVAEHAVGRADRARLDVTDTAAVEEAGVRVIRGDAVVAIDRARRTAVLHSGGEVAYDRLVLATGARAHVPPMDGLEASRHARGDAPGHPDALDHGRRPLPTGVVALRDLRDARTVHEAVRAGRRVIVLGAGVLGMELALAAAERGADVVAVHHGDVPMARNLDRGGGRTLSHAADAAGVAMAAHARAEGVLLHDRGTGDERFQALLLADGGRIDGDLLVLSCGVTARDELASAAGLAVGRGVLVDGDLRSWTDPDVFAVGDCAHVAAPGSARPDGQVPGGPSGLIGPGWRQADALAALLAAEATAPGGRAAARPRGAAAGDAGRPPVVMLKAEGVDVVAGGDVTAEPWDDPPRRRRRPGRAHAAECAADAADASGDAADHGPAPREVAVWTDPARGAYVKTVTRDGVLVGFVAVGMPRAGAELTLLFERGGELPADRSVLLRLDAADAGALPTGDPLAPDATVCWCNGVTAGTIAQAAADGATTVEAIGACTRAGTGCGTCRGRIQEVLASAGGRAAALL
- a CDS encoding molybdopterin molybdotransferase MoeA; translation: MTPTGTRSAVARTAVARPTPTVAPATPPTLRDAGWDDARDAALLLGRRLRERRPRSAELVPLGDALGLTLSVDLRARADLPGADASAMDGWAVGSPGPGPWRVGDPVLAGHAPADVALAADEARPIATGAPVPPATAGILRSEHGDVASGVLRVNALAPGGGARVRAEIRPAGEEARRGDVLLAAGTRLTAVRLGLAAAAGHDLVPVLAAAGADVIHLGDEVVDRGVPVPGRVRDAIGPALPALLAACGLGAGSTVRVPDDARATRDAIAQATAPLVITTGGSSRGPADHVRSALDALRARLVVDAVRMRPGHPVMLAELPDGRAVLCLPGNPLAAIACLLSFAPAIADGLAGRPLPVPALAVAGAELPGGGSGTRLVACALDAEGRLVPVRAQGPGMLRGLAAADALAVVPPTGARVGEAVRAIPLPG
- a CDS encoding DUF6457 domain-containing protein is translated as MPADTSPAVLDAWVDRVAALLELPAQEVEVGLVLDLARDAAHGIARPAAPLTTFLLGLAVGRAGGTAADARRLAAEITAEIDHLRDPVGPVAADGGAAGGDRLLRADAAPAAPAEDLGGPA
- the mobA gene encoding molybdenum cofactor guanylyltransferase, whose amino-acid sequence is MSAGSTDVHAARVVADPLHTVRVPADPLRADDAAAVVLAGGRARRLGGIDKTALARGGVSLLDDGVRAAGGCARVVVVGTGNRPGARTDGAWRRAGSVRLVDEVPAHGGPAAALAAGVGALDPDALPEWVLVLAADLAHSPAAVRALLPLRHDAGLADGRDAIVARDPDGRAQPLLALYRAAPLVAALDAISRTTGVDGVALRRVLDALGADRVAHADLPARLCADVDTPDDARAHRLRLPDDRIPDAR
- a CDS encoding cation:proton antiporter, with product MPEIIAWVVSFVVVTVAVSGLAGRVGWSAPVALVAVGAALSFVPGVPRIEIEPDAVLYGLLPPLLFAAAIRTPLADIRARRDSIVVLSVGVVVVTLFVFGLTLWALVPAVGLAAALALGAVVAPTDAVAVSAVAGRVKLPRRVMSILETESLLNDATALVALNTAIAAIVGIVHPVDVAGGFLVAVIVGVAIGLAVAFLFSAVRRYLRSAVLDTSLSLAIPYVAFIPAQELGGSGVLAVVAAGLVLGYRSPLIQSPEARIAESVNWRTIQFLLENAVFLLIGLSLAGIVRGLPESSLDGWRIAGLSILLLAVLAAARFVSVGLAKVLFDHGPARLRARTWSWRTVTAVSSAGVRGVVTLAAAFLLPAETPERELLQFLAFVMVAGTLVGGLALPAIIRRLRLGHSADDQERSDRDRLLDEAREAGLAARTVAMREDGEDAGPGDDALPETTSERLAHDRVRRRMIDAERVAVLAARREGRYPEIAVRAVLGMIDAEDVALGRREADDAR
- a CDS encoding alpha/beta hydrolase, translating into MSALLDATPHVFHPGADTGPVILGLHGTGADERQGLELARLLAPGQPVLAPRGSVREGSAARWFRRHAEGVFDVDDVVGRAAELADLVAAARSAYALGDREILAVGFSNGANMALATTLLHPTALPATIAFSARWPLGDREPAADLSGTRITLLNGDADTMAPLVDVERTVREALSRGADVSSHVRPGGHGLDARDLDAARTRIRAG
- a CDS encoding ring-cleaving dioxygenase, giving the protein MTASTQGLHHVTAIGGDPQRNVDFYVRAMGLRLVKRTVNFDSPGSYHLYYGDTEGRPGSLLTFFPWKGVPAGRVGAGQSTTTAFSVPAGSLGWWAEHLRQVGVASAISSQGSEEERLFLHDPDGLQTDLVASSVVDPRAPWDSADVPAEHAIRGQHSSVLTVRDPAGTASVLTDDLGLRLVDERDGRFRFAAGDGGPGAIVDVVADPGAQQGLTAGGTVHHVAFRVPGRGEQQAWRDELVDRGHQVTQILDRQYFTSIYFREPGGVLFEIATDTPGFDIDEPLLELGRSLRLPPWLEPSRADIEAAVPPLRLPDEEPVPTDGSAA
- a CDS encoding Ltp family lipoprotein, producing MTAPDQPGYPSPDPHQPPPPSPYGPPAPAGTATMPPPPPPYGVRPKGLAIAALVVGIVAFLTGLAPFFGLIAGAAAVVLGILALRRAQSKGMAITGLSLGAVGAVTSLIVTLVFAAALGTAGSSTGAAEVVESSAEAEAEAEALPTAAPETTAPSVDETTAPAEPAAPAVPAESATALIKAETYANSLDMSKAGLYDQLTSEYGEQFTPEAAQYAVDNVQADWNANALAKAKTYREMAAMSPAAIRDQLTSEYGEKFTAEEADYAIAHLDD
- a CDS encoding MarR family winged helix-turn-helix transcriptional regulator, with the translated sequence MSPAEELRYLILGAQREGARAYAAALASTGLTPAQAEAVVVLDEAPGISLAALGARLVCEAGSPSRLVDALVRRGLVHRDPDPRSRRSVVLRLTAEGSRRVAEVRAAEAAVHDAITDSLDGEAMQGAITALRRLLDGRPTIDALTSRRGDRASTRR